From the Drechmeria coniospora strain ARSEF 6962 chromosome 02, whole genome shotgun sequence genome, the window GCCCACTACGGCTTTAAGCTCATTAAGAACTGGCGCTTATTGTCCGAAGATTTCTCCCGCAAGTTATACGTCGATAAGTACCTTATATCTATTCTTCTCGGGACTAAGCGTCCCTTTTCGAGTATCTGCGTCGTTCTGTACAACCGAGACGGCAACAAGGTGTCTTCAACGCCTTCGACAAGGCTATCCGCAACAACGCAACGGGCCAGGTTCTCGCCGGCGTTATTACCGGACGCGGTATTACTACCATAACGGAGGAGATAACTGTTATCAAAGAGCGCAATAACAAACGCTTTAAGCTTATTTGTAGTACGATGCCCTATTTGGTATGGATGGTAACGCCTGAGGGGGTCTACGATTTCTTTAATACCCGATAGTATACGTATACGGGCCTAACGCCCGAAGAGTACCTTAGCGAAAACTAGAAGATACCCTTCTATTTAGATAACGGACCCGAGGCGTTTGCCCGATAGGGCTACTTGCTGAAGACGGGCTAGCCGTAATAGATGGAGTATTGGTACTGTAGCAGTAACGGCGAGTGGCGATAGTTACTCGGACGTACGCTGGCTGTCCGGAACAAGGAATCCGGAAAGATTGAAAAATGGGTTGGTACGCACGCCCTGCCACTCCTGCCACTCCTGTACACCCTATCCCGCTACCACCTCCGAACCATGTCCCCGATAGATCCATTCCAATGCCTCCCCTTACCCTTCCTATTAAATTTGGCTGGCCCATTGGAATTGCACAGGAACTTTACCGATATCCACAAGAGCATCCAGACCAAGTTGAATGCCAGGCGCACACGGCAGCAGCTTCTGAGTATCATTGCTCACTCGTACGTTATAATCTTTACTATCGACCCTTACCGCTGGGTAAAGATAGTCGAAGGTGCCCTTATATAGAACAAGACGTACGAGGAAAACCAGGACGGCAGTCGATAGTATATTAGCGAAAATATATACAAAGTCTCCAACCGTCTTACCAATCAGCTGTAGGAGGGCGAACGGACTGAATTCCTGCGTCCCATCGAGGATATACTCGATGCAAAGTCCAACAAGGATGTCGAGGAGCATTTCATCGGTACGTTTGTATTCAGTGTGCCCCAtttctcctcctcggtggTCATCCAACGCGTCTAGAAGCTAATTCCCGTACCAGACGATCGCCTTTACAGGACCCGATTCCTGCCCATATACGGCAAGAAGACAAAAAAGGACAGCAAGCCGATAAGCGAGAGCTGTATCGAGGGCGTAACCGCTTTGACTGTTTTAGATAGGCTCTCTTAATATGCGCTTGAGCTTGCAAACGATCCATTCAAAATGCGCAGACAAATTCTGAATTTTTTGAACGCAGCGCTAAGTAGTAGGCATAGTAGTACACGACCAAAGGTCGTGCTAGGATCATAGGATCATTCGCTTTGCCGCGATTCTTTGGTCTGGTTGGAGAGGGCGGGCACTAAAATTCTCACGCGAGTGGCTGAGTTATTCTttgatgtactccgtacggagtagtactttGTTGATCATGAGATATTTCCCCTCGTATTTATGCACGAACTATGACGGGTTGCCCAGCATGTACGACACGAGGTGGAGTGCTGTGTGGCTCCATTCGAAGCAAGAATTTTGCGTTGGATGATCCTGAAACTTGCGGAGTAGTGCGTCTTCTAATTATATAACAGTGGAGAATGAATGCGAGAGAGTAGGTGAGCAATAGGCGTCACAGAGGTGTGACCAATATGACCAAGCGTAGGATGGACCTGTCACAAGCGCTTTGATGGCCCATGGTTATGAGTGCATATGTGCTATTATTATTTCCACAGTATCGGGATGCCAAATAACAGTGTATACACCCCAATCCCCTCAGTAATGAAGAAATTACCACTTAGGCGGCCCCTAAAGTTATCAATTTTGGACACAGATCAAAAAATGCTTTTGTACGGCGTTGCATATTCGCGTGTTTAAAACGATGATGAAATCTCTCACCAATAAAGCACACGAGAAACTCGTATTGGAGCGTCAATGCAATAATTTATCTACACTAAGACGCACATGCAGTATGGTGATGTTTATCAGCTGACGACAATTTGCTAAAAGAAATACATTCTCTACCAAGGGGGCGCCTAGAGGAGTGTATAAGGGGGCATCCGACACGACTTACTCGTAGCCAGGCCACTTCAACTTGATGCACCACAATCCTTGGACTTCGGAACTAGAATTAGGCCGGAAGAACTGGAGCAAGAGTACGACAATGCTGGAGAGATCCGAACTTTGTAGATGTATTCGCCCTTGCACAGCTGGAACACGACTGGAATAACTCGGCATGTGATTGGAAACGGGCATGGAGACTGTAATTTGACATCCGTGTTCCAAACAGAGGACCCTATAAACGATTCGGTGGCTTCCATCTACTACGAAGGAAGCATCTATGATAATCAAGGCACAGGTACCCTTGTTAACTCTGTGAACCAAGCTTTCCCGGGCCCGGCCCAACATAAATGTTACGCAAGACTAGTATATCTACACGTGCTTATGCACATCTCAAAGTGAGAACTGGCATAAAAAACGATAAGCCGCTGTGTCGCATGTAAAAGCAGTACACGAGCATGACTTGATCGAGCAAAACGCCAAGGTTTTCTACTTTTCAAATTCGAGTTTCGCGCCCCCCTCTTCTCACTAactgggcggcgaggcaatGTTCCTTGCTTGCGGGTGAGCTATCGGCGACGCCGCACATACCTCCCGACGCGTACACGGGCAGCCCGGATGCTGCTTGGTGAATGGACCAACGTCCATCACGGCAGCCATGACTAAAATAGATCCAACCCCGCTCATTGGAACGGTGCGATACGATGACTCGTATTAAGGGACAGGTTTGCCAATATAAACGCTTCATTCTCCCTCGATCCGACTTGATATTCGGTAGATTCTGCTCACGTTTCTTTCCGGACCCAGCGAGATCCTTCCAGGTGATCAAATCGACATCGCGTCCCAATCCACCCTTCACCAGGATGCTCGTCCACTTGAAAAGCCCCATCCTTATTGCCTTCTTCTACCAGCAATGGCTTCAAGCAGGCCGTGCCATGCCGTTGCCCCCCGGCGCCATTCCTGCCCAACCGGGTCACTTTGCTCTGCCCGAAACCAAGGAGATGCGCGAATGGAAAATATCGGAACATATGCATGGCAGCCCAAACCCGCCGCCCAAGCTCGTCTATCGTTTCGATAGACGTCAGCCGGACGAAATTTTCAAAAATGGCTTCTCGCTTTGGGAAGACAGAAAACTTTCGTCGGAAGGATACGACATCTCTCGCCACGTCTATGGGGGGGATAACCTCGACAAAACGAATTATATTTCGACAACCAGACTTCCGGAAATCGCGGAGAAATTCGGCTTGCTGGAAGGGAATAAGGAACGAATCGGCGGCCCTTATCGTTTCTTTGGCCGTGTGGACATGGCGAGAATGAGAGAATTTGCCGCCTTCAAGGGAACCAATCGACCGCAGGATTATCCGATCAGCATGTACCCCCCGACCCCAAAGGCTAACCGAAAGGGCGAAAAGCACTGGATTTATGTCATCAAGCCCGACAAATCCTTCGTCAACGTTTTTCAATCCCTCGGCCCGGACGGTTACCCCAGACTTGGATATAGAGCGCAGCAAGAGTTTGCGGCACTGGAGAGGATTCCAGCAGAACGCATCGTTGGTGCATACCAGATTGGGGACGCCAAGAGAAGGATTAAGCGGAATCCAAACTACAATTCCGCATTCGACCGTCAAGAAGCCGGCATTGGATATCCTGCGCTCGCCCACAATAGCGACGAGAAGATTGGCTTGAGAATCATCGCCGAGGCAAAGGAAGAAACCGATAGGCTCCGAGCGGAAGGGGCCAAAATGCGCGTCTAAAAGTGGAGCGGCTCCCGATGCCACTAGCCAAGGTCATTCAAGTGATGCAAGATCAACAGAGTATGTGTCAATAATATAGCACAAGAGTGCAGAGTGAAGAGGTCTAGTAGCTAGCTGACAGGTTACGGTCAGGTAGCAATAAAGACGAAGGCGATGACTCTGTTGATCTCTGGAGAGCCCTCCTCTCCGGAGTGCCCTCATCCCACTTATACACTGCCTAGCTCCTCCCTAGTCACGTGCCCTATTATGTGATCTCTATCTTTCTGCCTCCGTATGGACTTTCGTTATATAGTCTTCCATAACTTGCTGGAAGTTAATTTCCTTAGGCTTTCCGCTTTCCAttcttacttacagtagcTAGGCCTTGCCTCCTTCTCGACAGGTGTAAGTGAAGTCTTTTAAATGATACGGAGTCACTAGGCAGCTGCTCTAGGAATCttaataaagttaattaaaagacttgaaggaaGAAGGGCTGCTTGTCCGTTAGGGCTTCCTTTTCTGTGTGCACCCCTTAGGAGGGTCCGTTGTCTCCCTTCGTCTTATGTCATACgatcgggcttagcccgataccataacagtTATACCTAATTCTCTTATATATTGGAGTATTTTGAGATAGTTATTTGGACAAAATACGTCCTTTGTATTTACCTGTAATGGACGGGTCTGTTGGAAGACAGtcaggcaagcaagcacgCCTCGTTCAATCGAGTGGTTATATTCAAGACTAAAGCTTCGCCTTCCTCCAAGCCTTCAACGATCCTGTGCCTTTTGTAGCCGCCCGGTTGTTAGGTGTTACGAACCAACCATAGCTCCTACTTAACAAGCCCGTAAGACGCGGGGTAACTATGCTATGCATGAAGGCGGACCCTATCACATGCGTACCCTCTGCGTGCTTACTATATCCATACCAGGAAGTCTAGGATAAGGTAAGCAAGGACCACTGGATTACCACGCTCTGTGTGATCACTATGATCACCACTAAGCAAGGTGAGCAAGGTCAGCAAGGTGAGCAAGGTCAGCAAGGCGATCCACGCTCTGTGTGATCACCATAATCACCACTAAGCAAAGAGAGCAAGGTGAGCAAGGCGATCCAAATGCTCCAATATAATAAAGGAATGAACAAGTATATATAGGACAGTCGTTACCACTAGCTAGTTCAATTCTTCATTGATCAATCTAAGCAATTACCTTGAAATTGAGAAGTGCAAAGCTTCTTGACGGACTCTTGCTTGAAATACTGTTCTGCGTTATACCTACCTAAGAAGCAGAACCCCCTTAGGACGCTTAGAGCATCCGTTACATTAGGGCAGACTCCACTCTCTTAGGTCTGCCCCGCCTCTCGGCCTAGCCGAGCTTTACCCTTGCGTCTAGCCTTACATTACTAGCCTCCTGTACTTTAATAGACTCGTTTGGTTAGAATTTATCTTGTATCAAACACTATACATTGTCTAGTGTAATTTTCGTACACTTATTGTGTTCGCATTACACCTCACTGACTAGAACGAAGGTGCTTCTTATGATCGCTACCCTAACAGTCTGTCGGAACCTTGACATCCGGTTACCAGGCTGTCAAGGAATAGGGTACACTTgggtaggtacttacttgagtacggagtgagtACTTACGGTAAGTACCTGGAGCAGTAACTCATACGcctccatgtacagtacatgcacaggtaagcactccgcacatgtacagtacggagtgctgttCTGCGCACAACTGTTTACtaacagtacggagtacggagagcGCTTtcgcgtacatgtacttgcaagtacagcactccgcactggtaagtattgtacttacaagtgtTGATGAGGAGGCCCTCACCTCATTCTCCCCCAAAAGTCAACAACACAGCATGTTAGTTTCTCTCGTCTCTttgggtacatgtacacttacgGGATGCAAGTGATAATTCCTAGTTCGTGCATCTTTCTCCAGGAATGCCGTCATGTGTTTGGTAGATACAGATTACGGCATACAGTCCATGTAGTACGGGGAACAGAGCAGTAGGTTCGAAATTACCGacttgtaccagtacaagGAAGCATACATAGTAGGTGGGTTGTCTGCCACTTGGTTTCTATTCTACACCTTGATAGGTACTATTGGTTGGctcagcactccgtactccgcacagtgtacatgtaagtacttgctcatTCTTAGGTTCTTCAaggtgcacagtacatgtacgtcgTACAgcttagtataataatacttgcagccACTCCTAGTACTTTACcgtgtacctaagtacatatGCGGGCATGTAATTATCCGTACAGCATACGGAGTAGCAtgtccgtacatgtactgtacaacatCGACCAGCGGCGAGCGTTGCACGgcaactgcaagtacatgaatgCCGATGTGCGTCATGTCAACAAATATTTTTACGCAAGATAGAGTCGGGGAATTCAAATAATACTAGCCAAACCGTCAAGAACTCTCTCAGTGGGATAGTACCATATCCGGAGTAGAAATTGTGCGTTTACGgttctgtacatgtacggggaAACGGGGAATCCAGTAGATTCTCGCAGTGGTCATAGCGCGAGCTTGGCGGCCATCAGTTTTGTCCTCGGAGAGTCGTCGCCCTCTGACAAATCAACTACCACGTGACTCAGCCTCACCACAGCGGAGCGAGGCTAGCACTTCTGATGCAAATGTACTTGTTCGAGGAGCATTTCAACGTCAACGCTCGCATCCACACCAACGACATCCTccctcatcctcctctcctccgaaCCCTCGCTTCCTCTCATCCTTAGCCATGGCCAACTTTCTCGCTTCCATCTTCGGCACAGAGCTTGACAAGGTCAACTGCTCCTTCTACTTTGTAAGTTTCctcgctcctcctcggcccgcCCCAAACTGCACTCTTTCTACGCGGGACGTGTGCAGGGCTGACCGTCTCGGACAGAAAATCGGCGCCTGCCGGCACGGCGACCGCTGCTCCCGCAAGCACGTCAAGCCCTCGTACAGCCAGACGATCTTGATGCCGAATCTCTACCAGAACCCATCGTTCGATCCCAATAACCGCATGAACCCATCGCAGTTGCAGAACCACTTCGATGCCTTCTACGAGGATATATGGTGCGAgctctgcaagtacggagagctggaggagctcgtcgtGTGCGACAACAATAATGATCGTGCGTATTCACCCGTCGCGTCGCCGGTGGCGCAAGCCGAGCGTGTGCTTGTGCGATGCTAATTCACCGAGTACAGATCTCGTGGGAAACGTGTACGCACGCTTCAAGTACGAAGAATCCGCCCAACAGGCGTGCGACACCCTAAACAGTCGCTGGTACGCCGGCCGTCCCATATACTGCGAACTCAGCCCCGTCACGGACTTCCGCGAGGCCTGCTGCCGTCTAAACTCGGGCGAGGGCTGCGTCCGCGGCGGCTTCTGCAACTTTATTCATCGCAAAAACCCTAGCGAAGAGCTCGACAGGGACCTCGTTCTCAGCACAAAGAAGTGGCTGAAGCTGCGAGGCCGCGACGAGAGGAGCGTCAGCAGGTCACCGACACCCGAGCCCGCGCGACGCAGATGAGCATGGGCGAGCCCCTCTTGAGAAGCAAATTTTTGTGTGCGACAATGCATTCTACGGTGTATCGGGCCGAGGAGATGATTTGCGGCGGCAGTAACCTATGGCGTTCAGGGATGGTTGATTTGTGACGCAACCTCTGCATGCAGTGTCTTGAACGATTCCTTCATATACCTGAAAAGAAATCCAATTCCAAGTTCCCAAACCCAACCGGGCCTTTGTCTATTGTCTCCACAATCCCGTAGTCCTTTTGTTCTTTTCCATTCCCGCCTGTGCCTCGCCTTGAAGCTGTGAGCTCGTTGGATCAACCGGCAATTGGCCCGCCGCTACCGTGTACACAGCGTGTCGGTGCATCGCTCCAAGACCTGCTCCGACCCCAACGTCTCCCTTTCCCAAAAGTGGTCCGACCAGTGTCCATTCCGGGAGCCGAGTCAAAGCTCAAATCGCCTGCCTCACGATTGTGATTTCTCTTCCACGACCGGCTCTGGCAGATCCTTTTTCGCTTCCTCGGCGAAGCCGTTGCGAGGCCCCGCGGCGGGGTTTCCCGTCCACGAAAGCAGATCATCCATGTCGTCGGCTTGCTTCGCTGGCTGCTTGGCAGGCACCTCAAGGGATCCGCGGGCGGGaggtgcgtcgtcgtcgccaaagtCGATGAGGTTGTCCGTCCCTTCCCCGCTCGGCTTCGCGTCTCTCGCTGGGGGTTTGGCGGCTTGTCGAGGCGGGATCGTGTTCCTTTCATCGAGCTTCTGGCCATCTATTATCGGGTATATCGCCAAGACTTGCTCGGTTTGCCTCTcaggcgtcgccgtcgggtcTCTGCTCACGACTGTCAGCGACACGGTCACGGGCTCGGCTCTCGAGATGCTGCTTACACAGTGGCGTTGATGACCCACTCGAGatcttcctcgccctcctctgGCCCTCCGGGGCCGCCCCGGACTCTCCGGAACAAGCGCGGATGCCACTCGACATCATCTTGCgctctgctcgccgccgcttcccGTTGCCTATCTTCAATCTTGGTCTTTTCGTCCGTCGCCACTTCGTGATTGCGCTCCTTCACGGCCCGTGCGGTCTTTTCCCAGAGTCTTTGCGACTCGCGCTCGTCTTGCTCGGCGATGGGACGGACTCTCGGAGGGCTGGGCGTGGACTTTGTCGCGTCGAAGAACATTTCCTTGTGGCCGGTCTAAGGTGCGTGTGTcagcgaggtcgaggagcaggGCCTGCTCGCGAGACTTGCCGCCACATCCCTGATGAACATCTCGTCGCTCCACAGGCCGGACAGCTCGTAGAGGATCTCGCCCGTGCTCTCCTTCTTGATGACGCCGCCAATGGCGTTGTACGTGCCGCCGACCCAGCCTTTGGTCTTgaagtcgacgtcggccgtcaAGTCGAGCTCGGGACAGCGCACGAAACTGTGGTCGCCAAGCTCATACTTCATCTTTCCAAACAGGATGCCGCGGGCGTACATGTTCGGTTGCGTGATGATGCTGCGGAGGGGCGTGCGTTGGCCGTGAGCCGACGGATCAAGCACGGACGGGGATGCAGGGTACGGCATACTATTGCTCTCCCTTGTTGGGGTCCTCGCCTCTGTTTAGGAAGCCGAGAAAGGCGATTCCTTCCATGATGCTGGCGGCCGAGTTGCCGAGGAACCTGCTTCGGGGCTTCAGGGTGCCGTCGATGCGTATGTGGTGATGAGGTGCCATGTAGAAGTAGCTGGACTTTGGTGGATGGTGAGAGGTTTGCTCCGAGATGTAGTATGCCCGTTTTTGATGCTCGAGATCCCAGTAGCAGGTGAAGACTTCGCCAAGAATGGGGTTCAGTGGTTTCTTGACGCCGCTAGGAAGCGTCAGCAGATggtttgggggggggggcgcacCGGAGCGGGCATCAGGAACGCACGGAGGGCGGATGTGCCAACCGCTGAGGTAGAACttgacgacggagacgaagcGCTCGGTGGGATCATCGATGGTGGGTATCTTCAGCAGCATCTCCGGGTGGCACATGAAGCTGCGCAGGGAACGGAAATCGCTGGTTAGCCTGGGCCCGGAGCGGGGAGAGCGAGGCAGCCGACCGGGAGTGACAACCCACTTTGTTATTCTCTCGAGCATGCTCCGAGGCTCGAGGATAAAGGTAGGCAGGACGACGCGACTGAGATCGGCGCCGGGCCGTAGCTGGGATATTAGGTGCGAGAGGACTTGGAGGACAAGGCATGTTAACTCCCCATCTGCCTCGGCTGCGAAACGATGGCCGGCGTGacgagagggagggggggggatgtGCCATACCGTTGCCctcgtcgggctcgacgacttcggcatcgtcatcatgcTCGCCGACtctgccgtcatcgtcgatgGAGGACCGGGCACTGCCGGCGGGTTGGGAGAACCAGTTGGTCAACATGGCTGCATTCGGTTCCGACGATAAATGTCAATGAGCGGCACGGATTGGTTAACGATGCGCGaaagggcgagggcggcccGACATGTCGTTGCGAAGCAAACTAGCTGGTCGGCTCGGACGTTTGCTCACGGCGACGACTAGGATGAAGTGGAATTGCTCGCGTGCGGTGCGTGTCGGGCGCTGAGGCGGGCGGCCGTGGTGGGGTTGGGAGATGGAGGGACGAGTAATGGGTTGATTGCGTACtagggaggcggcggcggtatTACTCACCTGTCATCGACTCATGGCGGCGATGTCCAGGCACCAACGCTAGGCCGCCGAGAACCATACCAACGAGGGGCCTGATAGGTCTGCCTgccagcacaagtacgagtaagtgCAGGCACAGGTACGCATGTGTGAGAATGCCCCCCGTCATTAGAGGAGGCCAGCACCTACCACAGGTGTACTCCAGCGCTCCGCAGCGGTACAATCCGCTCGAATTTCCCAcggcgaggacaaggacgatgacgaaacGAAACGATGCGGGTTTCCGCTATTCTGGCCTGACTTGGCCGTCAAGATGGTCGCTCGTCAGCGGAGAGGTAGACGCGCGAGGAGGTGTATTGATGTTTCCGCCGTCTTGGGTGGGCAGGGCCTGAACGGCAACGATCTGCCCGCACTCGTGGTGTTCCGATTCCCAGCTCGTGCTGCTACCGTCATGCAGGTACGGCACGTCGTTGTGCCTGTAGGTAGGCGCCGAGTGAGTGACTCGTAGGGAATGCGGGGCTTGGATGACGCTATGCTGGTGGCAAGTTGAAAATGCAACGAGGATGAGCCCATTCGATCGTCGGTTCGTCAATGATGGAACTCCTCAACGTCAGCGTAGACCTCGAATGCGTACGCGGACGACTCGTGATTGCTGCCTCGTGACCAACAGTAGAAGCAATGAGGGATATTGCGGGACACTGTCACCGACGACCGTTGCGGGAAAGGAAAGAAGGTCGAGGCACGTGAGGC encodes:
- a CDS encoding putative oxysterol-binding protein — translated: MLTNWFSQPAGSARSSIDDDGRVGEHDDDAEVVEPDEGNAEADGELTCLVLQVLSHLISQLRPGADLSRVVLPTFILEPRSMLERITKWVVTPGRLPRSPRSGPRLTSDFRSLRSFMCHPEMLLKIPTIDDPTERFVSVVKFYLSGWHIRPPGVKKPLNPILGEVFTCYWDLEHQKRAYYISEQTSHHPPKSSYFYMAPHHHIRIDGTLKPRSRFLGNSAASIMEGIAFLGFLNRGEDPNKGEQYIITQPNMYARGILFGKMKYELGDHSFVRCPELDLTADVDFKTKGWVGGTYNAIGGVIKKESTGEILYELSGLWSDEMFIRDTGHKEMFFDATKSTPSPPRVRPIAEQDERESQRLWEKTARAVKERNHEVATDEKTKIEDRQREAAASRAQDDVEWHPRLFRRVRGGPGGPEEGEEDLEWVINATVDPTATPERQTEQVLAIYPIIDGQKLDERNTIPPRQAAKPPARDAKPSGEGTDNLIDFGDDDAPPARGSLEVPAKQPAKQADDMDDLLSWTGNPAAGPRNGFAEEAKKDLPEPVVEEKSQS
- a CDS encoding splicing factor U2AF 23 kDa subunit, coding for MANFLASIFGTELDKVNCSFYFKIGACRHGDRCSRKHVKPSYSQTILMPNLYQNPSFDPNNRMNPSQLQNHFDAFYEDIWCELCKYGELEELVVCDNNNDHLVGNVYARFKYEESAQQACDTLNSRWYAGRPIYCELSPVTDFREACCRLNSGEGCVRGGFCNFIHRKNPSEELDRDLVLSTKKWLKLRGRDERSVSRSPTPEPARRR